The Salvia miltiorrhiza cultivar Shanhuang (shh) chromosome 2, IMPLAD_Smil_shh, whole genome shotgun sequence DNA window TCAGACGAATCTGGAGCAAAAAGGTGTCGAGGCGTGCTCACACCCGTCGTCGGGCTGCCCAAGACTCTCGCCCGAGTGCGCATGGCCCGCGCGCCCATCGCCGGGCGTCTGCTCCCCCATCGCCGAGCACCCTTTCCCCTCGGCGAGCCCCAGCGCCGAGGGTCTTCACTCCGCGCCGAGCTGCAGCCCCCCTCGCCGATCCagcctcccatcgccgagcttCAGCAGCCCTCCTCGCCGAGGCCTCCCTTGGCCCTCGCCCAGCCAGCGCCGAGGAGCTCCagcctcgcccaactgctcgccgaggagcagccccCCATCGCCGAGCTTCAGCAGCCCTCCTCGCCGAGGCCTCCCTTGGCCCTCGCCCAGCCAGCGCCGAGGAGCTCCagcctcgcccaactgctcgccgaggagcagccccC harbors:
- the LOC131008191 gene encoding classical arabinogalactan protein 9-like codes for the protein MLNSDESGAKRCRGVLTPVVGLPKTLARVRMARAPIAGRLLPHRRAPFPLGEPQRRGSSLRAELQPPSPIQPPIAELQQPSSPRPPLALAQPAPRSSSLAQLLAEEQPPIAELQQPSSPRPPLALAQPAPRSSSLAQLLAEEQPPIAELQSSSPRPPLALAQPAPRSSSLAQLLAEEQPPIAELQSSSPRPPLALA